One segment of Primulina tabacum isolate GXHZ01 chromosome 6, ASM2559414v2, whole genome shotgun sequence DNA contains the following:
- the LOC142549120 gene encoding uncharacterized protein LOC142549120 isoform X2, whose protein sequence is MDSVLNLSTPPLVILYGISTGGGTRAGLFRTPISGGVQSATSAHGLRRPALAVQNLMEQMHHRLEGYPFGSLVDFAADTIGWLVRFAIFLAVITKNIAMYFVCGFDKDENSLDSWVEWLVNARVTIFGDVCPLPKDQQVALFATFTCNIGLEFKLDAPLYVFFMFICEQARINGDFLKKKKEEKKNSKRKS, encoded by the exons ATGGATTCAGTTTTAAATTTGTCGACACCACCTCTTGTGATCTTATATGGAATCTCAACTGGTGGAGGGACAAGAGCTGGGCTTTTTAGAACGCCAATATCTGGTGGAGTGCAGAGTGCAACTTCTGCTCATGGCTTACGTAGGCCGGCCTTAGCGGTTCAAAATTTAATGGAAcag ATGCACCACCGTCTGGAAGGCTATCCATTTGGTTCCCTTGTAGATTTTGCAGCAGACACTATTGG GTGGCTGGTTCGTTTTGCGATTTTTTTAGctgtcatcaccaaaaatattgcAATGTATTTTGTATGTGGCTTTGACAAAGATGAGAATTCACTAGATTCTTGGGTGGAGTGGCTTGTCAATGCACGTGTAACAATCTTTGGTGATGTATGCCCACTCCCGAAAGACCAGCag GTGGCCCTATTTGCTACATTTACTTGTAACATAGGACTGGAGTTCAAGCTCGATGCTCCTCTTTAtgtattttttatgtttatttgtgAACAAGCCCGAATCAAtggtgattttttaaaaaaaaagaaagaggaAAAAAAGAATAGTAAAAGGAAAAGCTAA
- the LOC142549120 gene encoding uncharacterized protein LOC142549120 isoform X3 translates to MDSVLNLSTPPLVILYGISTGGGTRAGLFRTPISGGVQSATSAHGLRRPALAVQNLMEQARFAHLRTVMSQMHHRLEGYPFGSLVDFAADTIGWLVRFAIFLAVITKNIAMYFVCGFDKDENSLDSWVEWLVNARVTIFGDVCPLPKDQQ, encoded by the exons ATGGATTCAGTTTTAAATTTGTCGACACCACCTCTTGTGATCTTATATGGAATCTCAACTGGTGGAGGGACAAGAGCTGGGCTTTTTAGAACGCCAATATCTGGTGGAGTGCAGAGTGCAACTTCTGCTCATGGCTTACGTAGGCCGGCCTTAGCGGTTCAAAATTTAATGGAAcag GCTAGGTTTGCTCATCTGCGTACTGTTATGTCTCAGATGCACCACCGTCTGGAAGGCTATCCATTTGGTTCCCTTGTAGATTTTGCAGCAGACACTATTGG GTGGCTGGTTCGTTTTGCGATTTTTTTAGctgtcatcaccaaaaatattgcAATGTATTTTGTATGTGGCTTTGACAAAGATGAGAATTCACTAGATTCTTGGGTGGAGTGGCTTGTCAATGCACGTGTAACAATCTTTGGTGATGTATGCCCACTCCCGAAAGACCAGCag TGA
- the LOC142549120 gene encoding uncharacterized protein LOC142549120 isoform X1, with the protein MDSVLNLSTPPLVILYGISTGGGTRAGLFRTPISGGVQSATSAHGLRRPALAVQNLMEQARFAHLRTVMSQMHHRLEGYPFGSLVDFAADTIGWLVRFAIFLAVITKNIAMYFVCGFDKDENSLDSWVEWLVNARVTIFGDVCPLPKDQQVALFATFTCNIGLEFKLDAPLYVFFMFICEQARINGDFLKKKKEEKKNSKRKS; encoded by the exons ATGGATTCAGTTTTAAATTTGTCGACACCACCTCTTGTGATCTTATATGGAATCTCAACTGGTGGAGGGACAAGAGCTGGGCTTTTTAGAACGCCAATATCTGGTGGAGTGCAGAGTGCAACTTCTGCTCATGGCTTACGTAGGCCGGCCTTAGCGGTTCAAAATTTAATGGAAcag GCTAGGTTTGCTCATCTGCGTACTGTTATGTCTCAGATGCACCACCGTCTGGAAGGCTATCCATTTGGTTCCCTTGTAGATTTTGCAGCAGACACTATTGG GTGGCTGGTTCGTTTTGCGATTTTTTTAGctgtcatcaccaaaaatattgcAATGTATTTTGTATGTGGCTTTGACAAAGATGAGAATTCACTAGATTCTTGGGTGGAGTGGCTTGTCAATGCACGTGTAACAATCTTTGGTGATGTATGCCCACTCCCGAAAGACCAGCag GTGGCCCTATTTGCTACATTTACTTGTAACATAGGACTGGAGTTCAAGCTCGATGCTCCTCTTTAtgtattttttatgtttatttgtgAACAAGCCCGAATCAAtggtgattttttaaaaaaaaagaaagaggaAAAAAAGAATAGTAAAAGGAAAAGCTAA
- the LOC142549120 gene encoding uncharacterized protein LOC142549120 isoform X5, giving the protein MDSVLNLSTPPLVILYGISTGGGTRAGLFRTPISGGVQSATSAHGLRRPALAVQNLMEQMHHRLEGYPFGSLVDFAADTIGYPIFSFSPLAIHTRNLLADPRCTHLWYRFLGGVACQCTCNNLW; this is encoded by the exons ATGGATTCAGTTTTAAATTTGTCGACACCACCTCTTGTGATCTTATATGGAATCTCAACTGGTGGAGGGACAAGAGCTGGGCTTTTTAGAACGCCAATATCTGGTGGAGTGCAGAGTGCAACTTCTGCTCATGGCTTACGTAGGCCGGCCTTAGCGGTTCAAAATTTAATGGAAcag ATGCACCACCGTCTGGAAGGCTATCCATTTGGTTCCCTTGTAGATTTTGCAGCAGACACTATTGGGT ATCCAATATTTTCATTTTCACCATTGGCTATACATACAAGGAATTTGTTAGCTGATCCAAGGTGCACACACTTGTGGTACAG ATTCTTGGGTGGAGTGGCTTGTCAATGCACGTGTAACAATCTTTGGTGA
- the LOC142549120 gene encoding uncharacterized protein LOC142549120 isoform X4, which produces MDSVLNLSTPPLVILYGISTGGGTRAGLFRTPISGGVQSATSAHGLRRPALAVQNLMEQARFAHLRTVMSQMHHRLEGYPFGSLVDFAADTIGYPIFSFSPLAIHTRNLLADPRCTHLWYRFLGGVACQCTCNNLW; this is translated from the exons ATGGATTCAGTTTTAAATTTGTCGACACCACCTCTTGTGATCTTATATGGAATCTCAACTGGTGGAGGGACAAGAGCTGGGCTTTTTAGAACGCCAATATCTGGTGGAGTGCAGAGTGCAACTTCTGCTCATGGCTTACGTAGGCCGGCCTTAGCGGTTCAAAATTTAATGGAAcag GCTAGGTTTGCTCATCTGCGTACTGTTATGTCTCAGATGCACCACCGTCTGGAAGGCTATCCATTTGGTTCCCTTGTAGATTTTGCAGCAGACACTATTGGGT ATCCAATATTTTCATTTTCACCATTGGCTATACATACAAGGAATTTGTTAGCTGATCCAAGGTGCACACACTTGTGGTACAG ATTCTTGGGTGGAGTGGCTTGTCAATGCACGTGTAACAATCTTTGGTGA